TCGGCAAAGGTAAAATTGCCGCTGGCGGCGCTGGAGGCGAGGGTGCTGCGGTAGTCCGGGCAGCCCAAAAACAGGGGCGTTTCGCCCAGCGGGGGCAGACCGCCCTGGGGCAGCTGCACGGCGGTGACGCTTTTTTGCCGCAGCCCGCGCACGGCGGCGCGGCACTGCGCGTCGCTGGGCGTGCCGCGCACCGGGCCCAGGGCGGCGCACCGGGCCTTGTGCTCCAGGATGCGCCGCGCGCTCTCCTCCAGCTGCACCCGGTCCATGCGGCCCTCCGCCAGGGCCTCCTCCGCTTTGACCACCGCCTCCCGGGCCAGCGCCGCCGTGTGCGACACGAACACCAGATCCACCCCGGCGTTCATGGCCGCCAGCACCCCGTTCACGGTGCCGTAATGGGTGGCGATGGCCTGCATCTCCATGCAGTCCGAAATCACCAGCCCCTCAAAGCCCAGACGGCCCCGCAGAAGGTCGGTCATGATCGCGCGGGACATGGTGGCCGGCACCCCGCCGGGCTCCAGCTGGGGAAACAGGATGTGGGTGCTCATAACCGCGGGCGCGCCCGCCGCAATGCCCGCCCGGAAGGGGATCAGCTCCCGCTGTTCCAGCTCCTCCAGCGATTTGTCAATGCAGGGCAGCCCGATGTGGGAGTCCACCGCCGTGTCGCCATGGCCGGGGAAATGCTTCAGGCTGGCGTAAACGCCGCCCTCGGTCAGCCCCTTCATCATGGCCGTGGCGTACCGGGCCACAGCGGCGGGGTCGTCGCCGTAGCTGCGCACCCCGATCACCGGGTTGTCGGGGTTCGAGTTCACGTCCATCACCGGCGCCAGGTCAAAATCCACCCCCAGCGCCCGCAGCCGGCAGCCGGTCAGGTAGCCCATTTCATAGGCGTTTTCTTCCCCGCCCGCGGCAGCAATGGCCATGGCCCCGGGGGGGTTGGTGGTATCGTCCGGCAGGCGGGTCACAACGCCGCCCTCCTGGTCAATA
This window of the Oscillospiraceae bacterium genome carries:
- a CDS encoding beta-glucosidase, translating into MTLREMIGQKLVVGFPGRELDGEFIRLVEEYKVGNIILFRHNIESEEQLAALCAELRRRICAATGAEPFITIDQEGGVVTRLPDDTTNPPGAMAIAAAGGEENAYEMGYLTGCRLRALGVDFDLAPVMDVNSNPDNPVIGVRSYGDDPAAVARYATAMMKGLTEGGVYASLKHFPGHGDTAVDSHIGLPCIDKSLEELEQRELIPFRAGIAAGAPAVMSTHILFPQLEPGGVPATMSRAIMTDLLRGRLGFEGLVISDCMEMQAIATHYGTVNGVLAAMNAGVDLVFVSHTAALAREAVVKAEEALAEGRMDRVQLEESARRILEHKARCAALGPVRGTPSDAQCRAAVRGLRQKSVTAVQLPQGGLPPLGETPLFLGCPDYRSTLASSAASGNFTFAEEMRGLAGAGEALVTPKDPTDAEIEAITAQAAGHSCLVLGTYNGHILKGQLRLARALAATGLPMILVALRNPYDLAELPPHVAGLAAWEYTPAMFRALWPVLCGKTPPQGRLPLARLR